One genomic window of Anthonomus grandis grandis chromosome 3, icAntGran1.3, whole genome shotgun sequence includes the following:
- the LOC126733868 gene encoding transmembrane protein 39A isoform X2 produces the protein MRSGARRLSRGGRSGGSVAQNEPAVPLKGISGFPMFEAPSLPKHFPFPTIVMDTDAFYEYVMACFTIFGLVVQLMHLYRSVWWLPNSYMPLAMNFYLIDQHLILLIALILLRRVYYMTGSKIISKMYSHKNPEDLSFLSRSMLSMFYAAIIGILATIVLGDRSKMDIVYLFYPISIYIPMFGMQIRPFFEIRAWCSNGIPPLHACNTSPADVRLECEHLKTNFLDKLRQIFFTATMNAYYASFIPCCFAQPELVYDRWWNIELGFFIFASGLVQTYCQLMPLRYCDVLHRAVLHSGMWEKLDGEKNLSSGKYEFAVTYEWREDVVWPRGAVVKYNKFMWRAVGDCNAIVPGDRALSWGYRF, from the exons ATGCGCTCGGGGGCGCGAAGATTATCAAGGGGTGGCCGTAGCGGTGGCTCCGTCGCACAGAACGAACCCGCCGTCCCCTTAAAGGGCATTTCAGGATTCCCTATGTTCGAAGCCCCAAGTTTACCGAAACATTTTCCGTTTCCCACCATTGTAATGGATACGGACGCTTTTTACGAGTACGTAATGGCTTGTTTTACGATTTTTGGGCTTGTGGTGCAGCTGATGCATTTGTATAGGTCAGTGTGGTGGCTTCCCAACAGCTATATGCCCCTGGCaatg aacttttacCTAATAGACCAACACTTGATTTTGCTCATTGCCTTAATATTACTTAGGAGGGTTTATTACATGACCGGTAgcaaaataatttccaaaatgtaTTCACATAAAAATCCTGAAGATTTAAGTTTCTTGTCAAG GTCCATGTTGTCAATGTTCTATGCGGCAATTATTGGAATTTTGGCCACTATAGTGTTAGGAGACAGAAGTAAAATGGACATAGTCTACTTGTTTTATCC cATATCGATTTATATACCAATGTTTGGCATGCAAATTCGCCCATTTTTCGAAATAAGAGCGTGGTGCTCTAATGGAATACCACCATTACATGCCTGTAACACCTCACCGGCAGATGTAAGGCTCGAATGTGAACACTTAAAAACCAACTTCCTAGACAAGCTGAGGCAGATATTCTTTACCGCAACCATGAATGCTTATTATGCCAGTTTTATCCCTTGTTGTTTTGCTCAG CCTGAACTAGTATACGACAGATGGTGGAACATCGAACTAGGTTTTTTTATATTCGCCAGCGGCTTAGTCCAAACCTATTGTCAACTAATGCCTTTAAGGTACTGCGACGTGTTACACAGAGCGGTCCTGCACTCTGGCATGTGGGAGAAACTGGACGGTGAAAAAAACTTAAGTTCAGGCAAATACGAATTCGCCGTAACGTACGAATGGCGGGAGGACGTCGTTTGGCCCCGCGGGGCCGTAGTAAAGTACAACAAGTTCATGTGGCGCGCAGTGGGCGACTGCAATGCCATTGTTCCCGGAGATAGGGCACTCTCTTGGGGTTAT AGGTTTTAG
- the LOC126733868 gene encoding transmembrane protein 39A isoform X1 — MRSGARRLSRGGRSGGSVAQNEPAVPLKGISGFPMFEAPSLPKHFPFPTIVMDTDAFYEYVMACFTIFGLVVQLMHLYRSVWWLPNSYMPLAMNFYLIDQHLILLIALILLRRVYYMTGSKIISKMYSHKNPEDLSFLSRSMLSMFYAAIIGILATIVLGDRSKMDIVYLFYPISIYIPMFGMQIRPFFEIRAWCSNGIPPLHACNTSPADVRLECEHLKTNFLDKLRQIFFTATMNAYYASFIPCCFAQPELVYDRWWNIELGFFIFASGLVQTYCQLMPLRYCDVLHRAVLHSGMWEKLDGEKNLSSGKYEFAVTYEWREDVVWPRGAVVKYNKFMWRAVGDCNAIVPGDRALSWGYLLFKSPPFSVGIVTTFHAIVVVYQLYSVIYATHWYRIVGIGLILFFNYYSLYHVLRDLLLCDHIYKQSEDSDDEKNNQLDPPGQSCSKSSKSSKSKSENSSFMFPADKLLTVEDNVEYR; from the exons ATGCGCTCGGGGGCGCGAAGATTATCAAGGGGTGGCCGTAGCGGTGGCTCCGTCGCACAGAACGAACCCGCCGTCCCCTTAAAGGGCATTTCAGGATTCCCTATGTTCGAAGCCCCAAGTTTACCGAAACATTTTCCGTTTCCCACCATTGTAATGGATACGGACGCTTTTTACGAGTACGTAATGGCTTGTTTTACGATTTTTGGGCTTGTGGTGCAGCTGATGCATTTGTATAGGTCAGTGTGGTGGCTTCCCAACAGCTATATGCCCCTGGCaatg aacttttacCTAATAGACCAACACTTGATTTTGCTCATTGCCTTAATATTACTTAGGAGGGTTTATTACATGACCGGTAgcaaaataatttccaaaatgtaTTCACATAAAAATCCTGAAGATTTAAGTTTCTTGTCAAG GTCCATGTTGTCAATGTTCTATGCGGCAATTATTGGAATTTTGGCCACTATAGTGTTAGGAGACAGAAGTAAAATGGACATAGTCTACTTGTTTTATCC cATATCGATTTATATACCAATGTTTGGCATGCAAATTCGCCCATTTTTCGAAATAAGAGCGTGGTGCTCTAATGGAATACCACCATTACATGCCTGTAACACCTCACCGGCAGATGTAAGGCTCGAATGTGAACACTTAAAAACCAACTTCCTAGACAAGCTGAGGCAGATATTCTTTACCGCAACCATGAATGCTTATTATGCCAGTTTTATCCCTTGTTGTTTTGCTCAG CCTGAACTAGTATACGACAGATGGTGGAACATCGAACTAGGTTTTTTTATATTCGCCAGCGGCTTAGTCCAAACCTATTGTCAACTAATGCCTTTAAGGTACTGCGACGTGTTACACAGAGCGGTCCTGCACTCTGGCATGTGGGAGAAACTGGACGGTGAAAAAAACTTAAGTTCAGGCAAATACGAATTCGCCGTAACGTACGAATGGCGGGAGGACGTCGTTTGGCCCCGCGGGGCCGTAGTAAAGTACAACAAGTTCATGTGGCGCGCAGTGGGCGACTGCAATGCCATTGTTCCCGGAGATAGGGCACTCTCTTGGGGTTAT CTATTATTTAAGTCTCCACCTTTCTCAGTCGGGATAGTTACAACTTTTCACGCTATAGTGGTGGTGTACCAGCTGTACAGTGTCATTTATGCCACCCATTGGTATAGAATAGTGGGGATTGGacttatattgttttttaactattaCTCTCTCTATCATGTGTTAAGGGATTTGCTACTTTGTGACCATATTTATAAGCAGAGTGAAGATAGT GACGACGAAAAAAACAACCAGTTAGACCCGCCCGGTCAATCCTGTTCGAAATCGTCAAAAAGTTCGAAATCGAAGTCGGAAAACTCCTCGTTTATGTTTCCCGCCGATAAACTATTGACCGTGGAGGACAATGTGGAGTACAGGTGA
- the LOC126733869 gene encoding methionine synthase reductase-like: MANYLKITYLQDKQEDLKVNDYQFRNKPFPISPIYELQVDTFELLTQGENVKRVYKLNFQENKEVKHDYFPGDVIAILPENDQTEINELFKRLNLTDQCNKYCKLDLTDDAGKKSIPKHLPTHHVTLKQIFLKYVDVRSVPKKLFLKALIKHTSDQPDIEKLQQICSPSGSSFYLKFIEENRSLLFLLNCFPSCNPPIELILEHSTPLNPRYFSTATSPLNRQLSIIFDVLELPKGLKGICSGWLEMILKENNRTTKIPVYFRKPGNFRLKPNIDKPIMLIATGTGLAPFIGFLDHFRLMGSHPEIWMFYGCRYVDRDFICKELLQSYANDGIIKCLFTSFSRDNEQKEYVQHKILKNKEVVIDFITNKEATIYVCGDQKTMVKDVKETLVNCFMDCKNVDRTDAERVLSDLVQNGKFLVDTWS, from the exons ATGgcaaactatttaaaaattacttacttacAAGACAAACAAGAGGATCTAAAG GTGAATGATTATCAATTTAGAAACAAACCGTTTCCAATAAGTCCGATATATGAACTCCAAGTGGACACTTTTGAGCTGTTAACACAAGGTGAAAATGTCAAAAGAGTCTATAAGCtgaattttcaggaaaataag GAAGTCAAACATGACTACTTTCCAGGAGATGTTATAGCTATACTACCTGAAAATGATCAAACTGAAATTAATGAGTTGTTTAAGAGGCTTAATTTAACAGATCAgtgcaataaatattgtaaattagaTCTAACAGATGATGCAGGCAAGAAGAGCATTCCGAAACATTTACCTACACATCATGTgactttaaaacaaatttttttgaaatatgttgATGTAAGAAGTGTCCCCAAAAAG ctatttttaaaaGCCCTAATCAAACACACATCCGATCAACCTGATATAGAGAAGCTGCAACAAATCTGTTCTCCTTCAGGTTCatcattttacttaaaatttattgaggAAAATCGCAGTTTATTGTTTCTATTAAATTGCTTTCCATCTTGCAATCCCCCAATTGAATTAATACTAGAACACTCGACACCTCTAAACCCTAGATATTTCTCTACTGCCACATCACCATTAAACAGGCAACTATCAATTATATTTGACGTTTTAGAACTGCCAAAGGGCTTAAAAGGGATTTGCTCAGGATGGCTTGAAATGATTTTAAAAGAGAATAATAGAACAACAAAAATTCCAGTATATTTCCGCAAACCTGGCAATTTTCGTTTGAAACCCAATATTGATAAACCAATAATGTTAATAGCAACAGGGACTGGATTGGCCCCATTTATAGGATTTCTAGATCATTTTAGATTGATGGGTTCTCATCCAGAGATATGGATGTTTTATGGTTGCCGGTATGTTGATAGAGACTTTATATGTAAGGAATTGTTGCAATCTTATGCAAATGATGGCATCATAAAGTGCTTATTTACAAGCTTTTCCAGGGATAATGAGCAAAAGGAGTATGTTCagcataagatattaaaaaacaaagaggTGGTGATTGATTTTATAACAAACAAAGAGGCAACTATTTATGTTTGTGGGGATCAAAAAACCATGGTGAAAGATGTCAAGGAAACACTAGTAAATTGCTTTATGGACTGTAAAAATGTTGACAGGACTGATGCGGAGAGGGTTTTAAGTGATTTAGTGCAAAACGGGAAGTTTCTTGTTGATACTTGGtcttag
- the LOC126733871 gene encoding coiled-coil domain-containing protein 130 homolog produces the protein MGERKGTNKYYPPDYDPKYGGLNKFLGTHALRERARKIDKGIIIIRFEMPYNIWCEGCKNHIGMGVRYNAEKTKVGMYYTTPVYEFKMKCHLCDNHFVIRADPANLDYVIQSGARRQENRWDPTQNGQVVPETKETQKRLFDDQMYKLEHGTQDKNVSESVKPQLVKLFNRNEDAWADCYTANQKLRAQFRKQNCEIKAQKAKDGLLLKKSSLDIPLLEEKEEDKKMAHLLAMKPIRSVEENLEERRKMLLSESSLPTSNFSRKKESNAVKYLKSDRLSLGIVKKIVTEKDNVPKSSTELNTKDCAKRKISDCDTTTENKIIKTSLVGDYGSSDSD, from the exons ATGGGCGAACGCAAAGGCACAAACAAATACTATCCGCCAGACTATGATCCAAAATATGGGGGCCTCAATAAGTTTCTGGGAACCCATGCCCTTCGAGAAAGGGCTCGTAAAATCGACAAGGGCATTATCATCATACGTTTCGAGATGCCCTACAATATATGGTGCGAGGGCTGCAAGAACCACATCGGAATGGGAGTAAGATACAATGCGGAAAAGACTAAAGTCGGCATGTACTACACCACTCCGGTTTACGAGTTTAAAATGAAATGCCACCTGTGCGATAATCATTTCGTTATAAGGGCGGATCCGGCCAACTTGGACTATGTGATTCAGTCAGGGGCAAGAAGACAGGAGAACCGTTGGGATCCTACTCAGAATGGACAAGTTGTACCTGAAACCAAAGAAACTCAAAAGAGATTGTTTGATGATCAGATGTACAAGTTGGAGCACGGAACGCAAGATAAAAATGTCTCGGAAAGTGTCAAGCCCCAATTGGTTAAGTTGTTTAATAGGAACGAAGATGCTTGGGCAGATTGCTATACTGCTAATCAGAAACTTAGGGCACAATTTCGA AAACAAAACTGTGAAATAAAAGCACAAAAGGCAAAGGATGGactcttattaaaaaaatctagtcTAGACATTCCTCTATTGGAGGAAAAGGAAGAGGATAAAAAAATGGCCCATTTATTGGCAATGAAACCAATAAGAAGTGTAGAGGAGAATTTAGAAGAAAGAAGGAAAATGTTATTATCTGAAAGTTCCTTGCCCACAAGTAACTTTAGTAGGAAAAAAGAGTCAAATGctgtaaaatatttgaaaagtgaTAGGCTTAGTTTAggtattgttaaaaaaattgttacagaAAAGGACAATGTACCAAAGTCAAGTACAGAATTGAACACGAAAGACTGtgccaaaagaaaaataagtgaTTGTGATACTactacagaaaataaaataatcaaaacctCTCTAGTTGGTGATTATGGTTCTAGTGATAGTGATTAA